DNA sequence from the Bradyrhizobium sp. CIAT3101 genome:
TTGCCGAACGGCCGGTCGTCCGCTGTGATAGAGATCCAGTCGCCACCCTTCTCGGTGTATTGCACCGCGCCGCCGAAGAAGTTGGGGTCCGGCACACGCAGCGAACCTTCGGTGCCGTAGAGTTCGATCGGCGGATGTCCGTGTTTCCAGACGTCCCAGCTCATTGCAAAGATGATGTCGGCGCCCGACTCGAAATGCAGAAGCGACATCACCGTCGTCGGCGTTTCAACCGCGATGGTCTTGCCGTTCATCGGCCCCTTCGAGGTGACGAGTCGCGAAGCAAAGCCGGAGCTCGCACGCCCCTGCACCCGTGCGACCGGACCCAACAGGTTGATCAGCGCGGCAAGGTAATAGGGCCCCATGTCGAGGATCGGCCCGCCGCCACGTTTGAAGAAGAAGGTCGGATCGGGGTGCCAGTGCTCCATGCCATGCGACATCAGAAAGCAGGTACCGTAGAGCACTCTGCCGATCCGACCCGTATCGATAAACTCGCGCGCAATCCGTCCACCGCCGCCAAGAAAAGTATCCGGCGCGCAGCCGAGCTTCAGGCCGCGGCGCGCCGCCTCCGCGACCAAGATCGCAGCGTCGTTGGCCTCGATCGTGATCGGCTTCTCGCCGAATACGTTCTTGTCCGCGGTCAACGCAGCGTGGCTTATCGCAAAATGTGCGTCCGGCGTGGTCAGGTTCACGACGATCCGGATGTCGGGACGCGCCAACAGCGCGTCGATCGATAAGGCCTCGATACCGAACTGCGCTGCCTGGGCTTGCGCGGCTTCAGGCCGAATATCCGCGCAAGCGATGAGCCTGAGATCGCGAAATTTCGGCATGTTCTGCATGTAGATCGTCGAGATGTTGCCGCACCCGACGATGCCAACTCCGAGCGTGCTCATGATCCCCTCCCCGTCACGTCCATGACGACACGGTCTCACGCGCCCGCCGCGCGAAGCGGGCGACGTCGTTCGGCTTGTCGTGCTCAGCGACGAACAGGGAGACCTTGGCATCTTTCATCGCCGCGCACAGCGCCGGCCAGTCCATGATGCCGTGCCCGGGATCGGCCCATCCGTCCTCATCGGTGCACTGCCCCGATGGCGCAAGATCCTTGATGTGACACGCGACCAACCGCGGCGCATGTTTCTTGATCTCGGCAACCGGATTCCCGCCGCCGCGCACGATCCAGGCGAGATCGGCCTCCCAGACCAGATCGGGAGCCTCCTCGAACAGGCATTCGAGATAGGTCTTGCCGCTTTCGCTGCGGCCATACTCCCAATGATGATTGTGCCAGCCGAATTTGAGCCCCTCACCGGTCACCACCTTTCCGATGTCGGCAAGCTCGCGCCCGATGCTGCGCCATTCCTTTTCGCCTCCCTCACGCTCGCCCAGCGGCGGGGCCGGCGCAAAGATGGTCTCGATGCCCAGCCCCTTGCACATCCGCGCCGTGCTAACCGCATCCTCACGCAAGCGGTCGAGGCCAACATGGGCACTCGGCGCGATCATCCCGTGGACCTCAAGAAGCCTCCTCAGCGTCTCGGGATCGTTGAACAGGCCGCCCCAAGGTTCGACCATCGTGTAGCCGAGGCTGGACAGCAGGGCGAATTGTGCCTCGAGTGAGGCGATGGAGCGGGCTGAATAAAGCTGGATGGAGAAACGGTCGATCGGCTTGGTCATGTCTCGCTTTCTGCTGGTAAGGATTTAAAGGCGCTGGCCGCTCGTCTCATCGAACAGCGACATGGCGTCGACGGGGAAGCGGACGGTCAACGTGTCCCCCACACGCATTGGCGCGTCCGCATCATGGCGGAAGGAGAAGGCGGCGCCATCAGCAAGGCGGCACCAGATCAATGTGTCGGCGCCCATCGGCTCGACCATTTCGACGCGCGCGGACACCGAGGATGGATCGCTGGACGCCGTCAGTTCGATGTGCTCGGGCCGGATGCCGAGAACGGCTGGCGCGTCGGTCGTCTGGCTATGCAAGGCATAGCCGTTCAGACCGATCCGATTTGCGCCGACGATAAATGCGAGCTCGCTGCCGCACGCGAGCCGGCCGGGAATGAAGTTCATCGCTGGTGAGCCGACGAAAGAGGCTACGAAGCGGTTCACGGGTTCGCGATAGATCTTCCTCGGCGTATCGAGCTGCTGGATCACGCCACCCTGCATCACCGCGATCCGGTCCGCCAGCGTCAGCGCCTCGATCTGATCGTGCGTCACGTAGATCATCGTGGCACCCAGCCGTGCGTGCAGCCGCTTGATCTCGACTCTGAGCTCGGCACGCAGCTGGGCGTCGAGATTGGAGAGCGGCTCGTCAAACAGATAGACGCCCGCATGGCGCACCAGCGCTCGCCCGATTGCGACACGCTGGCGCTGCCCGCCGGAAAGCTCGCTGGGACGGCGGTCGAGAAGATTGGTGAGCCGCAGGATCTGCGCGGCCTCTCCGACGCGGCGCTCGATCTCGTCTCGCGGCGTGCCCGCGACCGTCAGCCCGAACGACATGTTCCGGCGCACGCTCATGCGTGGATAGAGCGCGTAGCTCTGGAACACCATTGCGATGCCGCGATCCTTCGGCTCTGCCCATGTGACATCCCGGCCGCCGATATGGATCTCGCCACCCTTGGCCTCGATCAGCCCGGCGATCGCATTGAGCAATGTCGACTTGCCGCAACCGGAGGGCCCGAGCAGCACGAGGAATTCGGACTCGCCGACATGGAGATTGAGATTCTCCAGCACCTTCAGGCCGCCAAAGCCGATCTGCAGGCCTCTGATATCGACGTCCGATTTCTGCATGCTGCGTCAGCCTTTCACGGCACCGGCGGCAATGCCGCGCACGAACCACCGACCGGAACCGAAATAGACAACGAGCGGCAACAGCGCGGTCAGCAGCGTCGCAGCCATGTCGACATTGTAGGCGCGCTCGCCTTGCGTCGAGTTGACGATGTTGTTGAGCTGAACCGTCATCGGCAGATTGTCGCGGCCGGCGAAGACAAGCCCCAGGATGAAATCGTTCCAGATTCCGGTGGTCTGCAGGATCACCGCGACCACGATCATGGGGGTGGCCATCGGCATCATGATCCGCGCATAGATCTGATAGAAGCCGGCGCCGTCGACACGGGCGGCCTTGAACAACTCGACCGGCAACGATGCAAAATAATTCCGGAACAGCAGCGTCATGGTGGGAAGGCCGAAGATCGTGTGGATCATCACGATGGTTGAGAGCGATTGCCCGAGTCCGGCGAAGGAGAACACGCGAACCAAAGGATAGATGAACACCTGATAGGGAATGAAGGCGACCACCATCATCGCACCGAACAGCACGTTGGCGCCGCGCACACGCCATAGCGACAGCGCATAACCGGTGAGCGAGCCGACCAGGATGGAGAGGACAACCGACGGCACCAGGATACGCAGCGAATTGAGAAAGCCGATCTTGATGCCTTGGCAGGTCAGACCGGTGCAAGCAGAACTCCAGGCCTTGACCCATGCGTCGATGCTGGGAGCTGCAGGCAAGGCCAACAGATTGCCCTGCCGGATCTCAGCCATCGGCTTCAGCGACGTGACGACCATCACATAGAGCGGAAGCAGGAAGTAGAGCGCGGTAATGAAGATAAAGGCATACAGGCCCCAGCGCGCCGGGGTCATGCGCTTGCTCCGCCGCGCGGCGGACAAAGGCTGCACCAAGGCGGTCATCGCATCTCTCCCTTGCGCGCGCGCCAGTAAAGATAGGGAGCGACCACCGCGATCACCGTGATCAGCATGGTGGTCGCTGCCGCCGTCGCAAGTCCGATGTTGGCCCGTTCGAACAGATGATCCATGACGAATTTAGCCGGCACCTCCGAGGCGATGCCCGGCCCGCCATTGGTCATCGCGACCGAGAGATCGTAGAGGCGCACCACGCCCGTCGAGAGCAGCACCGCGGCAGTCGCAAAGCTGGCACCCATCATCGGGATGATGATCGACACATAGACCCGCCATTTCGGCAGGCCGTCGACCCGCGCCGCCTTCCAGATTTCGTCGTCGACGCCGCGCAGGCCGGCGAGCATGATCGCCATCACCAGCCCCGAAGCCTGCCAGACGCCGGCAATGACCAGGCAATAGATTGCGGTCTCCGGCCGTACAATCCAGTCGAAGGTGGCGCCTTCGAAGCCCCAGCTGCGCAACACATGCTGGATGCCGAGCGTGGGGTTGAGCAGCCATTGCCAGACCAGCCCCGTAACCACGAATGACATCGAATAGGGATAGAGATAGATCGAACGGATCGTATCTTCGGCGCGCACCCGCTGATCGATCGCAACCGCCAGCAGGAAGCCGATCAGAAGCGTGAGGGAAACGAACAGCACACCGTAGATGACGATGTTGTGGACCGAGGTGATCCAGCGGTCGTTGCCGAGCAACAGCTGATATTGCCGGAGCCCGACGAAATTGCTGTTCGGCAGCATGCGCGAGTTGGTCAGCGACATCCAGACGGTCCAGCTGGTGGCGCCGATATAGACGACGAACATCACCACCAGCGCCGGCAAGAGCGCGGAGATCGCGGACAGTCGGGAACTCAGCGCAAGACGCATGACATCGCCGGATTGAAGAGAAGTCGACGGGGAGTAAGGGCGACCGACAGTTCGTCGGCCGCCTTTGGTGACATCACTCCTGGGACTTCAGCACCGCTACGACCTTGGCTGAGAATTCATCGGCGCTCATATTGGTGTTCCAATATTGCGAGATGGCATCCTGCAGCGCACCGATCGTCGCCGGCGGTGCCAGCATGTCGCCGGACGGCATTTGCTGGGCTTTGTCCGCGACATAGCGCATACCCTTCTGGGCGCAAGCATCGAGTGCAGACGTATCGACATCGCTACGTACGGGAATCGAGCCCTTCTTCAGCGCGAACTGGATCTGGGTCTCGGGCGTCAGCATCAGTCTCGCCAAGGTCATCTGCGCCTTGGTGGTGGATGGATCCTTCGCTTTCGGGAACACGAACACGTCGCCGCCCATCACATAACCGCCGCTGCCATTGGATAGCACCGTGCAGCCATAGTCCTTGTCGGCGACCTTGCCCGCCGCAACGAATTCACCCTTGGCCCAGTCGCCCATGATCTGCATTCCGGCCTTGCCCTGGATGACGAGATTGGTCGCGTCATTCCAGTTGCGGCCGGGCGCGCCGGCATCGACATAGTCCTTGAGCTTCTTGTAGGTGATGGCGACTGTCTTGAATTCGGGGCTCCCCGCCAGCGAGACGTCGCGCTTGCCGAGGATGCCGGTCCACATCTGTGCGCCACCAACGCCGATCATGACCGCATTGAACAGGTTTTGCTCCCAGTTCTTCTGACCCGAGAAGGCCAGCGGGATCACCTTTCCGTCGGCCTTAAGCTTGTCGAGAATAGCGAGAGCGTCAGTCCAGGTCTTCGGCTCGGCAGCGCCAACGGAGGCCAGCACGGTCTTGTTGTACCAGAGCCAATTCTGACCGTGGATGTTGATCGGCACCGCATACATCTTGCCGTTGCGAGTCGCCGCGGCAACGATCGCGGCAGGCATGACGCCCCTCCAATTGCCCTCAGTCGCGACCGCATCGACATCGGCAAGCAGATCACCTTCCACCAGTTCATCAAACTGCTTGCCGGTGTTGAGCTGCATCGCAGTCGGAGGATTGCCGGCAACGGTGCGGCTGATCGCGGCGTTTCGCGCGTTGGCGGCGCCGGCCACGGCGCTATCGACCCACGTCCCACCGGCCTTGGTGAACTGATCGGCGAACACCTTCACCGCGGCGGCCTCTCCACCGGAGGTCCACCAATGAATGACCTCGGCCTTCATCTCTTCTGCCGAGACCGGCGCTCCAGCCAAGGCAATGGCGGCAATCGCCACTGATGCGAACAGCGTGCGCTTCATCATTCCCTCCCTGATCTGCCTTTGCAGCTTTGCATTCGGCTTTCGGCCTTTAAGGGCTCATTGCTTTACCGAATGTAATCGATTACATGAAGGCTAGCAGAACTCCTGGCTTTTGCAAGCGCCGTTGCGCCTCCGAGAGGACGAGCCTTTCCATGGCAAAACGAAGCAGAACGACGCGCCCAAAGGCCACCAAGATCGCCGATGTCGCGCGACTGGCAGGAGTTTCGGTTGCGACCGTCAGCCGGACGCTGGCGCGCCCCGAGGTCGTGATTGAGGAAACCCGCACACGCGTGCTCGCCGCGGTGCGCGAGACCGGCTACGCGCCGAACATTTCCGCAAGGAACCTGCGCGTCCGGAAGACCATGGTCGTGTTGGTGGCGGTGCCGGATATCGCCAACCCCTTCTTCGCTGAGGTCCTGCAGGGCATCGATGATACGCTATCGGCCGCCGGTTATGGACTCATCATCGCCAATCTAACCGGCTCGCCGGAGAAGGAGGCGCGCTACGTTGATCTGGTCTGCGCCGGCCAAGCCGACGGCGTACTGCTCTTGTGCGGCCATGTGATGCGCAGCCCCGACCGCGACTTGCTCGAGGCGCGCGTGCCGCTCGTCGCCGCTTGCGAGTACATTTCCGGCGAAAGCTTCCCCCAAGTCACAATCGACAATGTCGGGACCGCCAGCGAGGCGGTGCGACACCTGCTGGAGCTCGGACACACAAGCATCGCCTATCTGTCCGGACCGAAATCCAACATTCTCGAGCAGCAGCGTTTCGAAGGCTATCGTCAGGCCTTGCGCGAGGCGGGTATTGCGGCTGAGGCAGGCTTGATTCTGCCCGGCGATTTCACCTTCCGTACCGGCGTCGAGGCCGGCCGGGCGCTGCTGGCGCTCGGACCCGCGGCGCGTCCCACTGCCCTGTTTGCAGCCAATGACGAGATGGCGATCGGCCTTATCAAAACCGTGCACGCGGCCGGCCTGCAGGTCCCGGACGATCTCTCCGTCGTCGGCTTTGACGGCATTGCCTATGCCGACTATTGCGAGCCGACCTTGACGACCATCGTCCAGCCCCGCCGCGATCTCGGAGCCACCGCCGCAGCCGAACTGATTGCGCTGATGACGACCGGCAAGACGGGGCAGCGGAAGGACATCAATCTTC
Encoded proteins:
- a CDS encoding sugar phosphate isomerase/epimerase, with the translated sequence MTKPIDRFSIQLYSARSIASLEAQFALLSSLGYTMVEPWGGLFNDPETLRRLLEVHGMIAPSAHVGLDRLREDAVSTARMCKGLGIETIFAPAPPLGEREGGEKEWRSIGRELADIGKVVTGEGLKFGWHNHHWEYGRSESGKTYLECLFEEAPDLVWEADLAWIVRGGGNPVAEIKKHAPRLVACHIKDLAPSGQCTDEDGWADPGHGIMDWPALCAAMKDAKVSLFVAEHDKPNDVARFARRARETVSSWT
- a CDS encoding Gfo/Idh/MocA family oxidoreductase — protein: MSTLGVGIVGCGNISTIYMQNMPKFRDLRLIACADIRPEAAQAQAAQFGIEALSIDALLARPDIRIVVNLTTPDAHFAISHAALTADKNVFGEKPITIEANDAAILVAEAARRGLKLGCAPDTFLGGGGRIAREFIDTGRIGRVLYGTCFLMSHGMEHWHPDPTFFFKRGGGPILDMGPYYLAALINLLGPVARVQGRASSGFASRLVTSKGPMNGKTIAVETPTTVMSLLHFESGADIIFAMSWDVWKHGHPPIELYGTEGSLRVPDPNFFGGAVQYTEKGGDWISITADDRPFGKPNWRSPNWADHIPNQANYRCLGVAELASAVLHDTPHRASGALASHALEVKHAILKASVEGGEIVVHSRVERPAPLSDVDAMALWAEETF
- the ugpC gene encoding sn-glycerol-3-phosphate ABC transporter ATP-binding protein UgpC gives rise to the protein MQKSDVDIRGLQIGFGGLKVLENLNLHVGESEFLVLLGPSGCGKSTLLNAIAGLIEAKGGEIHIGGRDVTWAEPKDRGIAMVFQSYALYPRMSVRRNMSFGLTVAGTPRDEIERRVGEAAQILRLTNLLDRRPSELSGGQRQRVAIGRALVRHAGVYLFDEPLSNLDAQLRAELRVEIKRLHARLGATMIYVTHDQIEALTLADRIAVMQGGVIQQLDTPRKIYREPVNRFVASFVGSPAMNFIPGRLACGSELAFIVGANRIGLNGYALHSQTTDAPAVLGIRPEHIELTASSDPSSVSARVEMVEPMGADTLIWCRLADGAAFSFRHDADAPMRVGDTLTVRFPVDAMSLFDETSGQRL
- a CDS encoding sugar ABC transporter permease, encoding MRLALSSRLSAISALLPALVVMFVVYIGATSWTVWMSLTNSRMLPNSNFVGLRQYQLLLGNDRWITSVHNIVIYGVLFVSLTLLIGFLLAVAIDQRVRAEDTIRSIYLYPYSMSFVVTGLVWQWLLNPTLGIQHVLRSWGFEGATFDWIVRPETAIYCLVIAGVWQASGLVMAIMLAGLRGVDDEIWKAARVDGLPKWRVYVSIIIPMMGASFATAAVLLSTGVVRLYDLSVAMTNGGPGIASEVPAKFVMDHLFERANIGLATAAATTMLITVIAVVAPYLYWRARKGEMR
- a CDS encoding LacI family DNA-binding transcriptional regulator, whose protein sequence is MLAAVRETGYAPNISARNLRVRKTMVVLVAVPDIANPFFAEVLQGIDDTLSAAGYGLIIANLTGSPEKEARYVDLVCAGQADGVLLLCGHVMRSPDRDLLEARVPLVAACEYISGESFPQVTIDNVGTASEAVRHLLELGHTSIAYLSGPKSNILEQQRFEGYRQALREAGIAAEAGLILPGDFTFRTGVEAGRALLALGPAARPTALFAANDEMAIGLIKTVHAAGLQVPDDLSVVGFDGIAYADYCEPTLTTIVQPRRDLGATAAAELIALMTTGKTGQRKDINLPATLMLRDSTRPPRKSSAHSSQGAKDYDPGSATPVSSRSLPTRPS
- a CDS encoding ABC transporter substrate-binding protein, which translates into the protein MKRTLFASVAIAAIALAGAPVSAEEMKAEVIHWWTSGGEAAAVKVFADQFTKAGGTWVDSAVAGAANARNAAISRTVAGNPPTAMQLNTGKQFDELVEGDLLADVDAVATEGNWRGVMPAAIVAAATRNGKMYAVPINIHGQNWLWYNKTVLASVGAAEPKTWTDALAILDKLKADGKVIPLAFSGQKNWEQNLFNAVMIGVGGAQMWTGILGKRDVSLAGSPEFKTVAITYKKLKDYVDAGAPGRNWNDATNLVIQGKAGMQIMGDWAKGEFVAAGKVADKDYGCTVLSNGSGGYVMGGDVFVFPKAKDPSTTKAQMTLARLMLTPETQIQFALKKGSIPVRSDVDTSALDACAQKGMRYVADKAQQMPSGDMLAPPATIGALQDAISQYWNTNMSADEFSAKVVAVLKSQE
- a CDS encoding carbohydrate ABC transporter permease, translating into MTALVQPLSAARRSKRMTPARWGLYAFIFITALYFLLPLYVMVVTSLKPMAEIRQGNLLALPAAPSIDAWVKAWSSACTGLTCQGIKIGFLNSLRILVPSVVLSILVGSLTGYALSLWRVRGANVLFGAMMVVAFIPYQVFIYPLVRVFSFAGLGQSLSTIVMIHTIFGLPTMTLLFRNYFASLPVELFKAARVDGAGFYQIYARIMMPMATPMIVVAVILQTTGIWNDFILGLVFAGRDNLPMTVQLNNIVNSTQGERAYNVDMAATLLTALLPLVVYFGSGRWFVRGIAAGAVKG